From Sulfurovum zhangzhouensis, one genomic window encodes:
- the purC gene encoding phosphoribosylaminoimidazolesuccinocarboxamide synthase, with translation MTKTELLYEGKAKKIWRTEDPSLLISEFKDSLTAFNGELKSSEEGKGALNNEISTELFKYLNEKGIPTHFVDTIDENHMLHKKAEVIKIEVIVRNIATGSLSRNLGIAEKTVLPFTLVEFDYKNDELGDPKLNDQHCLILNLVNNTDELDYIRYMARRINKILSEFYAQLDITLVDFKLEFGRDKDDNIILIDELSPDNFRLWDTKTQEKLDKDRFRQGLGGLTEAYRQVLERIKNR, from the coding sequence ATGACAAAAACAGAACTGCTCTACGAAGGTAAAGCAAAAAAGATCTGGCGAACAGAAGATCCAAGTCTTCTAATCTCTGAATTTAAGGACTCTTTGACAGCGTTTAACGGCGAGTTGAAATCAAGTGAGGAAGGTAAAGGCGCACTTAACAATGAGATTTCGACTGAACTTTTCAAATATCTCAATGAAAAAGGTATCCCTACTCACTTTGTAGATACTATCGATGAGAACCATATGCTTCACAAAAAAGCAGAAGTCATTAAGATTGAAGTGATCGTACGTAATATTGCTACAGGAAGTTTAAGCCGTAACCTCGGTATTGCTGAGAAAACAGTTCTTCCATTTACACTTGTTGAATTTGACTACAAGAACGATGAACTGGGTGATCCAAAACTCAATGATCAGCACTGTCTGATTTTGAACCTTGTTAACAATACTGATGAGCTTGATTATATCAGATATATGGCAAGACGTATCAACAAGATTCTAAGTGAGTTCTATGCACAACTTGATATCACTTTGGTCGATTTCAAACTTGAATTTGGTAGAGATAAAGACGATAACATCATACTGATTGATGAGCTTAGTCCGGATAACTTCAGACTTTGGGATACTAAAACACAAGAGAAACTTGACAAAGATAGATTTAGACAGGGATTAGGTGGTCTTACAGAGGCTTACAGACAAGTTCTAGAAAGAATTAAAAACAGATAA
- a CDS encoding LemA family protein: MSFGNIILLIIVGVIGYLIAIYNKFVSLRAGIDAAWSDIDIQLKRRYNLIPALVDTVKGYKEYEAGTLEKVIQARQAGLDARSIEEKAAAANMLTGTLGKLFALAEAYPDLKANTNFLDLQNQLSHIEDTIQNARRYYNAIVRDYNTKVHSFPDLFIAQKFNFTERDYFELDENEAAAVKTMPKIDL; the protein is encoded by the coding sequence ATGAGTTTTGGAAATATAATATTACTTATCATTGTCGGAGTGATAGGTTATCTGATCGCTATCTATAATAAGTTTGTTTCACTTAGAGCAGGAATTGATGCCGCATGGTCGGATATCGATATACAGCTTAAACGCCGTTATAATCTTATTCCAGCGTTGGTTGATACTGTCAAAGGATACAAAGAGTATGAAGCAGGGACTCTTGAAAAGGTCATTCAGGCCAGACAGGCCGGACTTGATGCAAGAAGCATAGAAGAAAAGGCTGCTGCTGCCAATATGCTAACAGGAACGCTAGGTAAACTTTTTGCTTTGGCAGAAGCATATCCTGATCTCAAAGCCAACACAAACTTCCTTGATCTACAAAATCAGCTAAGCCATATCGAAGATACGATACAAAATGCAAGACGCTACTACAATGCCATCGTACGTGACTACAATACAAAAGTTCACTCATTTCCCGATCTTTTTATCGCACAAAAATTCAACTTCACCGAACGTGATTATTTTGAACTGGATGAAAACGAAGCAGCAGCTGTTAAGACAATGCCTAAAATAGATCTGTAA
- a CDS encoding lysophospholipid acyltransferase family protein, which yields MIPLITLFPAQKGKIMHYLNRIILFLMNSKVEQVGLADPNADMIVMNHQGIIDIIAMEALQTGHLRWVAKKELFDIVWYGHLLKNGDMISIDRENKKGLIKMIKDVKESLEVKNRKVVIFPEGTRAKHQKLLPFKSGTKFIAENMKLKVQPVVVTGSKWVLNEHDKTCHSGTVKYIYLPTIDVSKADDTWFEDLHTKMQEEINREFHHHHRSR from the coding sequence ATGATCCCCTTGATTACGCTTTTCCCTGCTCAGAAGGGAAAGATCATGCACTACCTTAACAGAATCATTCTTTTTTTGATGAATAGTAAAGTCGAACAAGTGGGTCTTGCAGATCCTAATGCAGATATGATCGTTATGAACCATCAAGGAATTATAGATATCATCGCTATGGAAGCACTTCAAACTGGACATTTAAGATGGGTAGCAAAAAAAGAGCTTTTTGATATTGTATGGTATGGACATTTGCTGAAGAACGGTGATATGATCTCTATTGATAGAGAAAATAAAAAGGGCCTCATTAAGATGATCAAAGATGTTAAAGAGTCTTTGGAAGTTAAAAACCGTAAAGTTGTCATCTTTCCTGAAGGCACCCGCGCTAAACACCAGAAGCTGCTTCCTTTTAAATCAGGTACAAAATTCATTGCTGAGAACATGAAGCTTAAGGTACAGCCGGTAGTAGTCACAGGAAGCAAATGGGTACTCAATGAACATGATAAAACCTGCCACAGCGGTACGGTAAAGTATATTTATCTACCAACTATTGATGTAAGTAAGGCAGATGATACGTGGTTTGAAGATTTGCATACAAAAATGCAGGAGGAGATAAATCGTGAGTTCCATCACCATCATCGCAGTCGCTAG
- a CDS encoding S41 family peptidase has translation MIQKSKKVITAGLLATLVGSYFMGVFAHAEITPKQSSAKEKLEAYLKFTQILNVIETQYVDEVNTTELVDKALKGLLNNLDAHSTFMDTKAYKDLSVQTKGEFGGLGVSIGMKDGALTVIAPINGTPADKAGLKAGDIILKIDDKATIGMDIDESVKLMRGKPGSDVTLTIIRQKETKPLEIKITRDIIKIQSVYVKSIDNNLLYLHIASFDQKVVDDVQKAIKEHNNTKGILLDLRNNPGGLLDQAVGLVDLFVDNGIIVSQKGRSSIENIEYKATKQDSDAKTPIVVLVNGGSASASEIVSGALQDFKRAIIVGEKTFGKGSVQVVMPVGMDEAVKLTVARYYLPSGRTIQAEGVTPDITVHLGKIEYIEDPMLLKEKELKKHLTNELEKINNGNNKNNKKVLTKSKENNETKADDSIITDTQLYEDAQLKSAVDILKALIITNKGK, from the coding sequence ATGATACAAAAAAGTAAAAAAGTCATTACAGCCGGACTGCTTGCTACCCTTGTCGGTAGTTATTTTATGGGAGTATTTGCTCACGCAGAGATCACACCAAAACAATCTTCTGCAAAAGAAAAGCTAGAAGCGTATCTCAAATTCACACAAATCCTTAATGTCATCGAAACACAGTATGTTGATGAAGTCAATACCACTGAACTGGTCGACAAAGCACTCAAGGGACTTTTAAACAACCTTGATGCACACTCAACATTTATGGATACAAAAGCATATAAAGACCTTAGTGTTCAAACCAAAGGTGAATTTGGCGGATTGGGTGTTTCTATAGGAATGAAAGACGGTGCTCTTACGGTTATCGCACCAATTAATGGTACACCTGCAGACAAAGCGGGATTAAAAGCTGGAGATATTATCCTGAAAATCGATGATAAAGCAACTATCGGTATGGATATTGATGAATCAGTAAAACTAATGCGAGGAAAACCTGGTAGTGATGTAACTCTGACTATCATTAGACAGAAAGAGACAAAACCGCTTGAAATCAAGATCACAAGAGATATTATCAAGATTCAATCTGTCTATGTAAAGTCTATCGACAACAACCTGCTCTATCTGCACATCGCATCATTTGATCAGAAGGTCGTTGATGATGTTCAAAAAGCAATAAAAGAACATAATAATACTAAAGGAATTTTACTGGACCTACGTAATAATCCAGGTGGTTTACTTGATCAAGCCGTAGGTCTTGTTGACCTATTTGTTGATAATGGCATCATTGTTTCACAAAAAGGCCGATCATCCATTGAAAATATTGAATATAAGGCAACTAAGCAGGATAGTGATGCAAAAACACCTATCGTTGTACTTGTCAATGGCGGGTCTGCATCTGCTTCTGAGATCGTTTCCGGTGCTTTACAGGACTTCAAACGTGCGATCATTGTTGGTGAAAAAACGTTTGGTAAAGGTTCAGTACAAGTAGTTATGCCTGTAGGTATGGATGAAGCTGTAAAACTTACCGTAGCAAGATACTACCTGCCAAGCGGCAGAACAATACAAGCTGAAGGTGTGACACCGGATATTACTGTACATCTTGGAAAGATTGAGTATATAGAAGACCCTATGCTTCTCAAAGAAAAAGAGCTTAAAAAGCACTTGACTAATGAACTTGAAAAGATCAACAACGGCAACAATAAAAATAATAAAAAAGTACTGACTAAAAGCAAAGAAAACAATGAAACAAAGGCGGATGATTCCATTATCACTGATACGCAGCTCTATGAAGATGCGCAACTCAAAAGTGCAGTGGATATCCTAAAAGCATTAATCATCACAAATAAAGGAAAGTAG
- a CDS encoding ATP-dependent Clp protease ATP-binding subunit — protein sequence MSILEKLTNQMQSTIESGVSLALHNKNQEVEPIHLIWALLTNTQSILHQALNKMNVDKAAIELEAKSQSGRLPTVSTVTKENIKLSMNLVRSLQSAEGVMTAQGDQYLAVDTWLMANTNEGFIKDVIGKYLDISEFKKTLESIRGGKSIDSQSGDETLEALSQYGIDLNKKALDGELDPVIGRDEEVQRMMQILIRKTKNNPILIGEPGTGKTAIVEGLAQRIVNKEVPLSLQNMRVISLDMSRLIAGAKYRGEFEDRLKAVVDEVKQAANIILFIDEIHTIVGAGASEGSMDAANILKPALARGELHTIGATTLKEYRKYFEKDAALQRRFQPVKVDEPSINEALQILRGIKDKLEAHHNVTITDSALVSAAKLSDRYITDRFLPDKAIDLIDEAAAELKMQIESEPTDLAKAKRDISTLQVEKEALKMEDSEKNTARIQEIEKELADLEEHKITLQNQFDNEKQTFNDIADVKSQIDVLKTQAEALKRDGDFSKVAEIEHGQIPALKQQLNSLEEKWTLMMKEGTLLKNSVDEEMIASIVSRWTGIPVNKMLQSEKEKILHIEEVLKEEVVGQDEALKAVARAIKRNKAGLSDVNRPIGSFMFLGPTGVGKTQVAKTLAKFLFDSEKSLIRIDMSEYMEKHAASRLVGAPPGYVGYEEGGQLTEAVRRKPYSVVLFDEIEKAHPDVFNTLLQVLDDGRLTDNKGVTVDFKNTIIIMTSNIASDKIMTISDPNERREAVLNELKLHFKPEFLNRLDDQVIFNPLDLNAITSIVDILFKSIQSKLAERDITISLSQNAKEYIAEAGFDPVYGARPLKRALYEVVEDRLAELILEDKVVEGSSVAFDVQNGEVVVNIS from the coding sequence ATGAGTATATTAGAAAAATTAACCAATCAGATGCAGAGTACTATAGAATCAGGTGTCTCTTTAGCATTGCACAATAAAAACCAGGAAGTAGAACCAATACATTTGATATGGGCGCTTTTAACAAACACTCAATCAATTTTACATCAAGCACTCAACAAAATGAATGTTGATAAAGCAGCGATTGAACTGGAAGCAAAAAGTCAATCAGGCAGGTTACCTACTGTATCAACAGTAACAAAAGAGAATATAAAACTTTCGATGAATCTTGTACGTTCATTGCAGAGTGCTGAGGGAGTAATGACAGCTCAGGGTGATCAGTATCTTGCAGTTGATACGTGGCTTATGGCTAATACCAATGAGGGCTTTATCAAAGATGTTATAGGAAAATATCTTGATATCTCTGAATTTAAGAAGACACTAGAATCAATCCGTGGAGGTAAAAGCATTGATTCTCAGAGTGGAGATGAAACACTTGAGGCTTTGTCACAATACGGTATTGATTTGAATAAAAAAGCATTAGATGGCGAACTTGATCCGGTTATTGGTCGTGATGAAGAGGTTCAGCGTATGATGCAGATTTTGATCCGTAAAACCAAAAACAATCCTATCTTGATCGGTGAACCTGGAACCGGTAAGACTGCTATTGTGGAAGGACTTGCACAGCGTATCGTCAATAAAGAAGTACCTCTAAGCCTTCAAAATATGCGTGTCATCAGTTTGGATATGAGTAGATTGATTGCGGGTGCCAAATACCGTGGTGAATTTGAGGATAGACTTAAAGCAGTAGTCGATGAAGTCAAACAAGCAGCTAACATTATCCTCTTTATCGATGAGATCCATACCATTGTCGGTGCTGGGGCGAGTGAAGGAAGTATGGATGCGGCTAATATCCTTAAACCGGCACTTGCACGTGGAGAATTGCATACAATCGGTGCAACAACACTCAAAGAGTATAGAAAGTACTTTGAAAAAGATGCTGCTCTTCAAAGACGTTTTCAACCGGTAAAAGTTGATGAACCTTCTATAAATGAAGCGTTGCAGATCCTTAGAGGGATCAAAGACAAACTTGAAGCACACCATAATGTAACGATCACTGATTCAGCACTTGTATCTGCTGCTAAGTTATCGGATCGTTATATCACGGACAGATTTTTACCAGATAAAGCGATAGATCTTATTGATGAGGCGGCAGCAGAGCTTAAAATGCAAATTGAGAGTGAACCAACTGACCTTGCCAAAGCAAAAAGGGATATCTCTACATTACAGGTTGAAAAAGAAGCCCTCAAAATGGAAGATAGCGAGAAAAATACAGCACGTATTCAAGAGATCGAAAAAGAATTGGCTGATCTTGAAGAGCATAAGATAACGCTTCAGAATCAGTTTGATAATGAAAAACAGACATTTAATGATATTGCAGATGTGAAGAGTCAGATCGATGTGCTAAAAACACAGGCAGAAGCACTTAAACGTGATGGAGACTTCTCTAAAGTTGCAGAGATAGAACATGGGCAGATCCCGGCACTTAAACAGCAGTTAAATTCACTTGAAGAGAAGTGGACATTGATGATGAAAGAGGGTACTTTACTTAAGAACTCTGTAGATGAAGAGATGATCGCAAGTATCGTGAGTCGCTGGACAGGTATCCCTGTTAATAAAATGCTTCAAAGTGAAAAAGAGAAGATCCTTCATATTGAAGAGGTACTCAAAGAAGAAGTAGTAGGGCAAGATGAAGCGCTGAAAGCTGTTGCAAGAGCAATCAAACGTAATAAAGCAGGTCTGAGCGATGTAAATCGTCCTATCGGCAGCTTTATGTTCCTGGGGCCAACAGGGGTAGGTAAAACACAAGTAGCTAAGACACTGGCTAAGTTCCTCTTTGACAGTGAAAAATCGCTTATTCGTATCGATATGAGTGAGTATATGGAAAAACATGCAGCATCTCGTTTGGTCGGTGCACCTCCTGGGTATGTCGGATATGAAGAAGGTGGACAACTTACTGAGGCAGTTCGCCGTAAGCCTTACTCTGTTGTACTTTTTGATGAGATAGAAAAAGCACATCCGGATGTTTTCAATACACTGTTACAAGTTCTGGATGATGGACGTTTGACAGATAATAAAGGTGTTACTGTAGATTTTAAAAATACGATTATCATTATGACCTCAAATATCGCTTCAGATAAGATCATGACTATTAGTGATCCAAATGAACGTAGAGAGGCGGTACTGAATGAACTGAAGCTTCACTTTAAGCCGGAGTTCTTAAACCGTCTGGATGACCAGGTGATATTCAACCCGCTTGATCTGAACGCGATCACGAGCATTGTTGATATCCTCTTTAAATCTATTCAATCAAAGCTTGCAGAGCGTGATATTACGATTTCATTAAGTCAAAATGCAAAAGAGTATATTGCCGAAGCCGGATTCGATCCTGTCTATGGTGCAAGACCGCTTAAACGAGCACTTTATGAAGTGGTTGAAGACAGATTGGCTGAACTGATTCTAGAGGATAAAGTTGTGGAAGGAAGTTCAGTAGCATTTGATGTTCAAAATGGAGAAGTTGTAGTTAATATATCATGA
- the crcB gene encoding fluoride efflux transporter CrcB: protein MSSITIIAVASGGAIGATLRLLINGIVNKHFAHVLPLGTLAVNLIGSLLIGMLFAYFHHNSSFPPYIKTFLVTGILGALTTYSTFAIESFFLLEAGHFMQAFANIVLNLFGTILLAGLGYLLVLNFTK from the coding sequence GTGAGTTCCATCACCATCATCGCAGTCGCTAGTGGAGGTGCTATCGGTGCGACATTGAGACTCCTTATCAACGGTATAGTTAATAAGCACTTTGCTCATGTACTTCCCCTTGGTACACTTGCTGTAAATCTTATAGGAAGTCTTTTGATCGGTATGCTCTTTGCTTATTTCCATCATAACAGCAGTTTCCCTCCATATATAAAGACATTTTTGGTTACAGGTATTCTTGGTGCACTGACCACCTACTCTACTTTCGCCATAGAGAGTTTCTTTTTACTTGAAGCCGGTCATTTTATGCAAGCATTTGCCAACATAGTACTTAACCTCTTTGGAACGATCCTGTTAGCAGGATTAGGTTATTTATTAGTATTAAATTTTACAAAATAG
- the purS gene encoding phosphoribosylformylglycinamidine synthase subunit PurS, giving the protein MKVIVNVFLKEGVLDPQGKAAHHALTSLGFEGVNDVRIGKQIVLDIDASDKAEAEAKVKEMSETLLANTVIEDYSIEIA; this is encoded by the coding sequence ATGAAGGTAATCGTAAACGTATTTCTAAAAGAGGGAGTTCTTGATCCACAGGGTAAGGCTGCACACCATGCACTTACTTCACTTGGTTTTGAAGGTGTAAATGATGTACGTATCGGTAAGCAAATCGTACTGGATATTGATGCATCTGATAAAGCTGAAGCCGAAGCAAAAGTAAAAGAGATGTCAGAAACACTTCTTGCAAATACAGTTATTGAAGATTATTCTATAGAGATAGCATAA
- a CDS encoding type IV pilus twitching motility protein PilT, with amino-acid sequence MKTNLNKFLDFLIDNHGSDLHLKSGSTVHYRKDGELLSLDTKICTVEDIENVAKSLLSEESFKRLQETKELDLNYTYNEQNHFRVNFFYHIDGMSIIFRLVPMEILSFEKLRLPEVIKELADTPRGLILVTGVTGSGKSTTIATMIDRINSTQKKHIVTIEDPIEFIHHDKKSVISQRGVGENTLSYKNAFKSVLREDPDVIFVGEIRDLESLETALHAASTGHLVFSTLHTLDAKETINRLINMFPTHDQNRIRMTLSSVLEGIISQRLVKREGGGRVVAVEVMKNTTRIATLIAEGRDKEILDAIEEGSQVYGSQSFDQALLELFQQGLISEATALENATIMSDMKLKLQGIEIAKV; translated from the coding sequence ATGAAAACAAATTTAAATAAATTTCTCGATTTTTTAATTGATAATCATGGTAGTGACCTCCACCTTAAATCCGGCTCAACAGTACATTATAGAAAAGATGGAGAACTTTTAAGCTTGGATACTAAAATATGTACAGTAGAAGATATAGAAAATGTTGCTAAGTCTCTCTTATCAGAAGAAAGTTTTAAAAGACTTCAAGAGACCAAAGAACTAGATCTAAACTATACATATAATGAACAGAATCACTTTCGTGTAAACTTTTTCTATCATATTGATGGGATGAGTATCATTTTTCGTCTAGTTCCTATGGAAATCCTCTCATTTGAAAAACTAAGACTTCCTGAAGTAATCAAAGAACTTGCCGATACCCCTCGTGGACTTATCCTTGTGACCGGTGTAACAGGTTCTGGTAAGTCAACTACAATTGCGACGATGATCGACAGGATCAATAGTACGCAAAAGAAGCATATTGTAACGATAGAAGACCCTATTGAGTTTATACATCATGATAAAAAATCAGTTATCTCACAAAGAGGTGTAGGTGAAAATACTCTCTCTTATAAAAATGCATTTAAATCAGTGTTGAGAGAAGACCCTGATGTAATTTTTGTAGGGGAGATACGTGACCTTGAGAGTTTGGAAACAGCGCTTCATGCTGCAAGTACCGGACACCTTGTTTTCTCTACGCTTCACACACTTGATGCAAAAGAGACAATTAACCGTCTGATCAATATGTTCCCTACCCATGATCAGAACCGCATACGTATGACACTCTCATCGGTCCTAGAAGGTATCATATCTCAACGGCTTGTAAAACGTGAAGGCGGTGGTCGTGTCGTTGCAGTAGAAGTAATGAAAAATACTACACGTATAGCGACGCTTATAGCTGAAGGAAGGGATAAAGAGATTCTGGATGCTATAGAAGAAGGATCACAGGTTTACGGATCACAATCATTTGATCAGGCACTACTCGAACTCTTTCAACAAGGACTTATCTCTGAAGCAACTGCTCTGGAAAATGCAACAATTATGAGTGATATGAAACTCAAACTTCAAGGTATCGAGATCGCAAAGGTATAA
- a CDS encoding DUF2207 domain-containing protein yields the protein MKRFFVTTLLLAGCFTLLFAEKIDHYKVDVTVEQSGELSITETIDYNFENASKHGLFREIPYQIKVGSVIKNIGIYEFSVEQDGEFAEWDQTSSYSDKIGKLIRLKIGSASTYITGKHTYTISYRVKLGVLPAAQDEYKDAIRWNVIGTGWQIPIDNIQANFYLPASLPSHDISLSTFTGRYGTLTSSASTRWITPSHLQVSVSHLNPYEGATVELAYPEDRLDQHGIENLEPSFWEWMLNYWHWAALVGFLLYFKKMYEKHTGFVDNRAVAVQYYPPKNMSILEAGLVLDKFADNKDFSAAVLELAEQGYLEIYQSTHSSDPLLKRTEKNSEMLGMDQKYLLDHVLFNASNSFTFTQGSKSKAETLQQGFSDINERLYQWVVADGYMMENPQRIRKSFLTKSILYLLPVVALVFYTFYVHYGSEGIFLMIFPIVFGSVGLSIALSGKNIFNKIFGFTFAGMGMTPITALFMEHNISIVKFLTGPFGVLLILLFSMIFTYKKIGRFTQKGAYTRKHLLGLQEFIARVKEDEIRRRLKEDPLYLEKLLPYAVLFGETKHWLSFYGLLSVTAPQWYHGDMDDLSDFSSSVDRSATPPSNNTDGSGFSGGGGFSGGGGGGGGGGSW from the coding sequence ATGAAACGTTTTTTTGTAACTACTCTGCTTTTAGCAGGGTGTTTTACCCTGCTTTTTGCAGAGAAGATCGATCATTATAAAGTCGATGTCACCGTAGAACAGAGCGGTGAGCTTTCGATCACAGAAACTATAGATTATAATTTTGAAAATGCTTCAAAACACGGATTGTTTCGTGAAATCCCTTATCAGATCAAAGTAGGTTCAGTTATTAAAAATATCGGCATTTATGAGTTCTCCGTAGAGCAAGACGGGGAATTTGCAGAATGGGACCAAACTTCATCATACTCTGACAAAATAGGTAAACTGATCCGTCTCAAAATAGGCTCAGCTTCTACTTATATCACGGGAAAACATACCTATACCATTTCTTACAGAGTGAAACTCGGAGTTTTACCTGCCGCACAGGATGAGTATAAGGACGCAATACGGTGGAATGTGATCGGCACGGGATGGCAGATCCCCATTGATAATATCCAAGCCAACTTTTATTTACCGGCATCACTACCAAGCCATGATATTTCACTCTCTACATTCACAGGAAGATACGGTACATTGACCTCCTCTGCTTCCACTCGTTGGATAACCCCTTCGCATCTTCAAGTTAGTGTTTCCCACTTAAATCCTTATGAAGGTGCGACTGTTGAATTGGCATACCCTGAGGATAGACTGGATCAGCACGGTATTGAAAACTTGGAGCCGTCATTCTGGGAATGGATGTTAAATTACTGGCACTGGGCTGCACTAGTCGGATTTCTTCTCTACTTTAAAAAAATGTATGAAAAGCACACCGGTTTTGTCGATAACCGTGCTGTAGCTGTACAATATTATCCACCCAAAAACATGAGTATTTTAGAAGCTGGACTGGTACTTGATAAGTTTGCTGACAACAAAGATTTCTCTGCAGCAGTACTGGAATTGGCTGAACAGGGGTATCTGGAGATATATCAAAGCACCCATTCATCCGATCCTTTATTGAAAAGAACGGAAAAAAACTCAGAGATGCTTGGCATGGATCAGAAATACCTCCTTGATCATGTACTTTTTAATGCTTCAAATAGTTTTACTTTTACACAAGGCTCTAAAAGCAAAGCTGAAACACTCCAACAAGGTTTTTCAGATATAAATGAAAGACTTTACCAATGGGTTGTGGCTGACGGGTATATGATGGAGAACCCTCAGCGTATACGTAAAAGCTTCCTTACAAAAAGCATTCTCTATCTGCTTCCTGTGGTTGCCTTGGTCTTTTATACTTTTTATGTTCACTATGGAAGTGAAGGTATTTTCCTCATGATCTTTCCTATTGTGTTTGGCTCAGTAGGATTGTCAATTGCCCTTTCTGGAAAAAATATCTTTAACAAAATATTCGGTTTTACATTTGCAGGAATGGGTATGACACCGATTACTGCACTCTTTATGGAACATAATATTAGCATCGTAAAATTTCTTACCGGTCCTTTTGGCGTCTTACTTATACTTCTCTTTTCTATGATCTTTACCTATAAAAAAATTGGAAGATTCACCCAAAAAGGTGCTTACACACGAAAACATCTTTTAGGGTTGCAAGAATTTATAGCTAGAGTAAAAGAAGATGAAATCCGAAGACGATTAAAAGAAGATCCTCTTTATCTTGAAAAACTTCTGCCTTATGCCGTTTTGTTCGGGGAGACAAAACATTGGCTTTCATTCTATGGATTGTTAAGTGTCACTGCACCGCAATGGTATCATGGGGATATGGACGATCTAAGTGATTTTAGTTCATCCGTTGATCGTTCTGCAACTCCACCATCAAACAATACAGATGGCAGCGGTTTTTCAGGTGGTGGCGGTTTCTCCGGCGGTGGTGGCGGAGGCGGAGGTGGAGGTTCTTGGTAA
- the purQ gene encoding phosphoribosylformylglycinamidine synthase subunit PurQ translates to MKVAVLRFPGTNCEFDTQYAFEKLGHETELVWHEETTIPQGVDLIVVPGGFSYGDYLRSGSIARFAPVMKAVKEYADNGGKVLGICNGFQILTEAGLLPGALKRNNNLHFISKHQKLCVVNNDNAFLNKCENGEVLNIPIAHADGNYYIDDESLAKMEENGQVLLRYSDAEGNRVVVNGSVTSIAGVCNETKNVFGLMPHPERALETILGSEDGIKMLQGFEA, encoded by the coding sequence ATGAAAGTAGCAGTCCTTAGATTTCCTGGAACAAACTGTGAGTTTGATACGCAATATGCGTTTGAAAAACTAGGTCATGAAACTGAGCTTGTTTGGCATGAAGAGACAACTATTCCTCAAGGAGTTGATCTAATTGTAGTACCTGGGGGATTCAGTTACGGAGATTATCTGAGATCAGGTTCTATCGCTAGATTTGCTCCGGTGATGAAAGCTGTAAAAGAGTATGCCGACAATGGAGGTAAAGTACTTGGAATCTGTAACGGTTTTCAGATCCTGACTGAAGCTGGCTTATTGCCAGGTGCATTGAAGCGTAACAATAACCTACACTTTATCTCAAAGCATCAGAAACTTTGTGTTGTCAATAACGATAATGCTTTTTTAAACAAGTGTGAGAATGGTGAAGTACTTAATATTCCTATCGCTCATGCAGATGGTAACTATTATATTGATGATGAGAGTCTAGCTAAAATGGAAGAGAATGGTCAGGTCCTTCTTCGTTACTCTGATGCAGAAGGAAACCGTGTTGTAGTGAATGGATCGGTAACATCAATCGCCGGTGTTTGCAATGAAACAAAAAATGTTTTTGGTCTCATGCCACACCCTGAACGTGCGTTGGAAACGATTTTGGGTTCAGAAGACGGCATTAAGATGCTTCAAGGGTTTGAAGCGTAA